A stretch of the Harpia harpyja isolate bHarHar1 chromosome 5, bHarHar1 primary haplotype, whole genome shotgun sequence genome encodes the following:
- the MAFA gene encoding transcription factor MafA: MASELAMSAELPTSPLAIEYVNDFDLMKFEVKKEPAEAERLCHRLPAGSLSSTPLSTPCSSVPSSPSFCAPSPGGQPAPGPPTTTAASLGSKPQLEELYWMSGYQHHLNPEALNLTPEDAVEALIGAPHHHHHHHQGYEPFRPQPFGGEELPPASHHHAGHHHHHHHHLRLEDRFSDDQLVSMSVRELNRQLRGFSKEEVIRLKQKRRTLKNRGYAQSCRYKRVQQRHILENEKCQLQSQVEQLKQEVTRLAKERDLYKEKYEKLAGRGFPREPSPSAAPKPAADFFM, translated from the coding sequence ATGGCCTCGGAGCTGGCCATGAGCGCGGAGCTGCCCACCAGCCCCCTCGCCATCGAATACGTGAACGATTTCGACCTGATGAAGTTCGAGGTGAAGAAAGAACCGGCGGAGGCGGAGCGGCTGTGCCACCGTCTGCCCGCCGGTTCCCTCTCTTCCACCCCGCTCAGCACGCCCTGCTCCTCCGTGCCTTCCTCGCCCAGTTTCTGCGCTCCCAGTCCCGGTGGGCAACCGGCACCCGGTCCTCCGACTACCACCGCCGCTTCCCTGGGCTCCAAACCGCAGCTGGAGGAGCTGTACTGGATGTCGGGTTACCAGCATCACCTCAACCCCGAAGCTCTCAACCTGACGCCGGAGGACGCGGTGGAAGCGTTGATCGGTGCCcctcaccatcatcatcatcaccaccaaGGTTACGAGCCTTTCCGACCTCAACCTTTCGGTGGTGAGGAGCTACCACCGGCTTCCCATCACCATGCCggccatcaccatcatcatcatcatcacctgCGCTTGGAGGACCGCTTCTCCGACGATCAGTTGGTGAGTATGTCGGTCCGGGAGCTGAACCGGCAGCTGAGGGGCTTCAGCAAGGAGGAGGTGATCCGCCTCAAGCAGAAGAGGAGGACCTTGAAGAACCGAGGCTACGCTCAATCCTGCCGTTACAAGCGGGTCCAGCAGCGGCACATCTTGGAGAACGAGAAATGTCAACTCCAGAGCCAGGTGGAGCAGCTCAAGCAGGAGGTGACCCGCTTGGCCAAGGAAAGGGAtctgtacaaagaaaaatatgagaaGTTAGCCGGCCGGGGGTTCCCAAGGGAACCCTCCCCATCCGCCGCCCCCAAACCCGCTGCTGACTTCTTCATGTGA